In one Lycium barbarum isolate Lr01 chromosome 7, ASM1917538v2, whole genome shotgun sequence genomic region, the following are encoded:
- the LOC132602116 gene encoding cell division cycle protein 48 homolog, whose product MKKQKRSREEPKETKKDYSTAILVRKKAPNRLIIDESIKDENSSVFLNPITMEKLQLFCGDTVLIKGKRKRDTVGIACIDETCEEPKIRMNKVLRNNLRIRLGDIASIHLCDNIQYGKRIHLLPIDDTVEGLTGDLFEVYLKPYFQDCYRPLRKGDIFNVRGGMRCVEFKVMETDPPEYCIVAPETEIFVGDEPVKREDEDQLNSIGYDDVGGFRKQMAQIRELVELPLRHPQLFKCIGVKPPKGILLYGPPGSGKTTIARAVANETGAFFLVINGPEIMSKMAGESEGNLRKVFKEAEKNAPSIIFIDEIDSIAPNREKTHGEVERRIVSQLLTLMDGLKSRAHVIVMGATNRPNTIDPALRRFGRFDREIDIGVPDEVGRLEILRVHTKNMKLGEDVDLESVARDTHGHVGADLAALTTEAALQCIREKMAVIDLEDETIDAEVLNSMAVGNEHFKAALGNSNPCSLRETVVEVPNVSWEDIGGLETVKRELQETVQYPVEHPELFEKYGMSPSKGVLFHGPPGCGKTLLAKAIANECQANFISVKGPELLTMYFGESEANVRELFEKARQSAPCILFFDELDSIAVKRGNSRGDAGGAADRVLNQLLTEMDGMTAKKTVFIIGATNRPDIIDPALLRPGRLDQLIYIPLPDEESRYQIFRSSLRKSPVSSKVDFRLLAKMTEGFSGADITEICQRACKNAVREDIEKDIEREKRRMENPDMMEEDMKEEVAEIKVAHFEESMKYARRSVSDFDILKYHDFAQSLQQARGFGKDFKFSNYNNNAVEGLATKKNPFENCAGVEDCDDAELYD is encoded by the coding sequence atgaaaaaacaaaaaagatctCGTGAAGAACCAAAAGAAACCAAAAAAGATTACAGCACAGCAATTCTTGTTAGAAAAAAAGCACCTAATCGTCTCATAATTGATGAATCAATCAAAGACGAAAATTCCAGTGTTTTTCTCAACCCAATAACAATGGAAAAGCTACAACTTTTTTGTGGTGACACTGTTTTAATCAAAGGTAAAAGAAAAAGAGACACAGTTGGTATTGCATGTATTGATGAAACATGTGAAGAACCAAAGATACGTATGAACAAAGTTTTACGTAACAACTTACGTATACGTCTAGGTGACATTGCATCTATCCATCTTTGTGACAATATTCAATATGGAAAAAGAATTCATCTACTTCCTATTGATGATACTGTTGAAGGTTTAACAGGTGATCTTTTTGAAGTTTAtttaaaaccttattttcaaGATTGTTATCGTCCTTTAAGGAAAGGTGATATATTTAATGTACGAGGTGGTATGAGGTGTGTTGAGTTTAAGGTTATGGAAACTGACCCTCCTGAGTATTGTATTGTTGCTCCGGAAACTGAGATTTTCGTCGGTGATGAACCTGTTAAGAGGGAAGATGAAGATCAATTGAATTCGATTGGTTACGATGATGTTGGAGGATTTAGGAAACAAATGGCTCAAATTAGGGAGTTGGTTGAGTTGCCATTGAGACATCCACAACTTTTTAAGTGTATTGGTGTGAAACCACCTAAAGGAATACTTTTATATGGACCTCCTGGCTCGGGGAAAACAACGATAGCCCGAGCTGTTGCTAATGAAACTGGTGCGTTTTTCTTGGTTATTAATGGACCTGAGATCATGTCTAAGATGGCTGGTGAAAGCGAGGGTAATTTGAGGAAAGTGTTCAAGGAAGCTGAGAAGAATGCACCGTCTATTATCTTCATCGATGAGATTGATTCCATCGCGCCTAATAGGGAAAAGACACACGGGGAGGTGGAAAGAAGGATTGTTTCTCAGCTACTGACGTTGATGGATGGGCTTAAATCGCGTGCACATGTTATCGTTATGGGTGCAACGAATAGGCCTAATACGATCGATCCTGCATTGAGGAGGTTTGGGAGATTCGATAGGGAAATTGACATTGGTGTCCCTGATGAGGTTGGACGCCTTGAGATTCTTCGTGTCCACACGAAGAACATGAAGCTTGGAGAGGATGTTGATTTGGAAAGCGTTGCACGGGACACACACGGTCATGTTGGTGCTGATTTAGCAGCATTGACTACTGAGGCCGCGCTTCAATGCATTAGGGAAAAGATGGCTGTGATTGACTTGGAAGATGAAACTATCGATGCTGAGGTACTGAATTCCATGGCGGTTGGTAACGAACATTTTAAGGCTGCTTTAGGCAATAGCAACCCTTGTTCTCTTCGCGAGACAGTTGTTGAAGTTCCAAACGTTTCGTGGGAGGATATTGGAGGGCTCGAGACTGTCAAACGCGAGCTTCAAGAGACGGTTCAGTATCCTGTGGAACATCCTGAATTGTTTGAGAAATATGGCATGTCCCCATCAAAGGGTGTCCTGTTTCATGGCCCGCCCGGATGTGGGAAAACTCTGCTGGCTAAGGCGATTGCGAACGAATGCCAAGCAAACTTCATCAGTGTCAAAGGTCCTGAATTGCTCACAATGTATTTTGGAGAAAGTGAAGCTAATGTTAGGGAGCTTTTCGAAAAGGCACGCCAATCAGCGCCCTGCATTCTGTTTTTCGACGAATTAGACTCGATTGCTGTTAAGAGAGGGAATTCCAGAGGGGATGCTGGTGGTGCTGCTGATAGAGTTTTAAATCAGCTCCTGACCGAAATGGACGGAATGACAGCCAAAAAAACCGTTTTCATTATAGGTGCAACCAATAGGCCAGACATAATTGATCCGGCACTACTAAGGCCCGGGCGTCTTGACCAATTGATATACATTCCTCTCCCTGATGAAGAATCAAGATACCAAATTTTCCGCTCATCTTTAAGAAAATCGCCTGTTTCAAGCAAAGTAGACTTTAGACTCCTTGCTAAGATGACTGAAGGGTTTAGTGGGGCAGACATTACTGAAATATGTCAACGCGCTTGCAAAAACGCGGTCAGGGAAGATATTGAAAAGGACATTGAGAGGGAGAAGAGGCGAATGGAGAATCCTGATATGATGGAGGAAGATATGAAAGAAGAGGTTGCAGAAATTAAAGTTGCACACTTTGAGGAATCTATGAAGTATGCTAGAAGAAGTGTTAgtgattttgatattttgaagtaCCATGATTTTGCTCAGTCTTTGCAGCAGGCAAGAGGCTTTGGTAAAGATTTCAAATTCTCAAATTACAACAACAATGCTGTGGAAGGATTAGCTACTAAGAAAAATCCTTTTGAGAATTGTGCTGGAGTTGAAGATTGTGATGATGCTGAGCTATATGATTAG
- the LOC132603095 gene encoding uncharacterized protein LOC132603095 isoform X2, whose protein sequence is MIVSESYQGNSLMGGICSCKRDHYADENVTRRGLATRYFKFGSSKWLESSLFLPGPCCQLQRRSCPSLMELCSRKICEDINKYRSFSILPRDISQLIFNYLVDSCSLSDNCIEAFRDCALHDMCMGECTRVNDKWLDVISSQGSSLLSAYISSTEVTDFGLSLLRNCSNLQALGLDCCDKISAHGIKHITGFTNLTYLGFRKCCGLSAEAMKSLSSLMKLVKLDFERCPGIHGGFIHLEGLTNLESLTIRSCKSIMDSDLKPFAGLVNLKELQISCNDITNVGVSYLRDLDKLIVLNLEGSDVTASCLDYLTAFTSLKSLNLNRCHLTDDGCEKFLALSNLKELNLGFNNITDTCLGHLKGLTKLEGLYLDSCRISNDGLAHLAGLSNLKALELSDTEVGSNGILQFSGLTKLEDLNLSFTSVTDSGLTKLSGLTSLRSLNLDTRQITDSGLAILTSLTGLTHLDLFGAQITDSGTKYLTYFRSLQSLDLCGGRLTDAGVKNIKDLSSLMLLNLSQNLKLTDTALEFLSGLTSLVSLNVSNSSITNEGLQHLKPLKNLRSLYLEFCGVTACEIKKLQATALPNLARYRPDQ, encoded by the exons ATGATAGTGAGTGAGTCTTATCAAGGGAATTCCTTGATGGGGGGTATTTGTTCATGTAAAAGAGACCACTATGCTGATGAGAACGTAACTAGAAGAGGCTTAGCTACTAGATATTTCAAATTTGGGAGCTCAAAATGGCTAGAGTCCTCCCTTTTTCTGCCCGGCCCGTGTTGTCAACTTCAACGAAGGAGTTGTCCGTCCCTCATGGAATTATGCAGTCGTAAAATATGTGAG GACATCAACAAATATCGTTCATTTTCGATCCTCCCGAGGGACATAAGCCAGTTGATATTCAACTATCTGGTCGACTCATGCAGCCTCTCTGATAACTGTATTGAGGCTTTCAGAGACTGCGCCCTGCAT GATATGTGCATGGGAGAATGTACGAGAGTTAACGATAAATGGTTGGACGTCATATCTTCACAAGGATCGTCATTATTATCTGCATATATCTCTAGCACTGAGGTTACAGATTTTGGTTTAAGCCTCCTAAGGAATTGCTCAAACCTCCAAGCTTTAGGTTTGGATTGCTGCGACAAAATTTCTGCCCATGGCATAAAGCACATCACCG GTTTTACAAACTTGACATACTTGGGTTTTAGAAAATGCTGTGGGCTTAGTGCTGAAGCAATGAAAAGTTTATCCAGCTTAATGAAACTAGTCAAGTTGGATTTTGAGCGATGTCCTGGAATTCATGGAGGCTTTATCCATCTTGAAG GTTTGACGAATCTTGAGTCTCTCACTATAAGAAGCTGCAAGTCTATTATGGATTCAGACTTGAAGCCTTTTGCAG GGCTCGTGAATTTGAAGGAACTTCAGATTTCATGTAACGACATAACAAATGTTGGAGTGTCTTATTTGAGAG ATTTGGACAAACTCATTGTGCTAAACTTGGAAGGGTCGGATGTTACTGCTTCATGTTTGGATTACCTCACCG CTTTCACTTCACTGAAATCTCTAAATCTCAATAGATGTCACCTAACAGATGATGGATGTGAGAAGTTTTTGG CACTCAGCAAtttgaaagagttgaatctgGGATTTAACAATATCACTGATACATGTTTGGGACATTTAAAAG GGCTGACAAAATTGGAAGGCCTCTACTTGGATTCTTGTAGGATTAGCAATGACGGTCTTGCTCATTTAGCTG GCCTTTCAAACTTGAAAGCTTTGGAGCTGTCTGATACTGAAGTTGGAAGCAATGGAATTCTTCAATTCTCTG GGTTGACAAAGTTGGAGGATCTCAATCTCTCGTTCACCTCAGTAACTGACAGTGGTTTGACAAAGTTATCTGGATTGACTTCTCTTAGGTCACTTAACCTTGATACTCGTCAAATCACAGACTCGGGGCTCGCAATTCTCACCA GTTTAACTGGATTGACTCACCTGGATCTCTTTGGTGCTCAGATCACGGATTCCGGGACAAAGTATCTGACAT ATTTCAGAAGTCTCCAATCGCTTGATCTCTGTGGTGGTCGGTTGACGGATGCTGGTGTCAAGAACATAAAGGATCTTTCTTCTCTGATGTTGCTGAACCTGTCACAAAACTTGAAGCTAACAGATACAGCCTTAGAGTTTCTATCAG GATTGACATCACTGGTTTCTTTAAATGTTTCAAACTCTAGTATCACCAATGAAGGCTTGCAGCACCTGAAGCCTCTCAAGAATTTACGCTCGCTGTACCTGGAATTTTGTGGGGTGACAGCATGTgaaatcaagaaacttcaagcTACAGCGCTTCCAAATCTTGCGCGATACCGCCCTGATCAATGA
- the LOC132603094 gene encoding protein PHOX1-like, whose translation MGKESWKKSKKIGGKSGENSGSPRAFDKDTAVFIAMSKELKDEGNKLFQKRDYEGAMLKYDKGIKLLPRSHIDVSHLRSNIAACYMQMGLSEYPRAILECNLALEVAPKYSKALLKRARCYEALNRFDLAQRDVNRVLEMEPNNLMATEIAERVKTTIEQKGIGVNDVPVDLIPVPEYVEPPFSSSKALKKKSKKVEEKMVNGKADEKKFDNGINLKQDDNRNEEKNAEERKAEEMKVEIRIDENKDKDQTPEEKVDDKMKRKKGKDKSKEKKSKDKIEVNKAKDRNEESKDEDNEDRKTEDKLVVEEIISHTPEEEPKRTVKLVFGEDIRWAQVPLNCSILTLREIIGDRFPSLKAVLIKYRDQEGDLVTVTTNEELRWAESSVEHGSIRFYIVEVNPEQDPFYKKIKRVEDDHNKIFENGNGERSKELHDGPVCINDWIFQFSNLFKNYVGFEPDAYLDLHEVGMKLYSEAMEEAITSEEAQCLFSTAGETFQEMAALALFNWGNVHMSRARKRVYLKEDSSGESLLAQIKIAYDWALKEYSKAGERYEEALNIKPNFYEGILALGQQQFDQAKLSWYYAISAGVDLDSWLSTEVIQLYNSAEENMEKGMQMWEEAEEQRLNELSKTHLQKMKSENLFKGISADEATEQAANMRSQINLLWGTMLYERSLMEFKLGLPLWQESLEVAVEKFELAGASPTDIAVMIKNHCSNSTATEGLGFNIDEIVQAWNEMYEAKRWERGVPSFRLEPLLRRRVSKLYHALELA comes from the exons ATGGGGAAGGAAAGTTGGAAAAAGTCGAAAAAGATAGGAGGTAAATCTGGTGAAAATAGTGGTAGTCCAAGAGCATTTGATAAAGACACAGCAGTTTTCATTGCTATGTCAAAGGAACTTAAAGATGAGGGGAATAAGTTATTTCAGAAAAGGGACTATGAAGGAGCCATGTTGAAGTATGACAAAGGTATCAAGTTGCTTCCGCGGAGCCACATAGATGTATCGCACCTCCGTAGTAATATAGCTGCGTGTTACATGCAGATGGGACTTAGTGAATACCCGAGGGCGATCCTTGAATGCAATTTGGCTCTTGAAGTCGCGCCGAAATATAGTAAGGCACTTTTGAAGAGAGCTAGGTGTTATGAGGCTTTGAATAGGTTTGATTTGGCGCAGAGAGATGTGAATAGGGTGCTTGAGATGGAGCCGAATAATCTCATGGCGACTGAGATTGCAGAGAGGGTGAAAACAACTATTGAGCAAAAAGGCATCGGGGTGAATGACGTTCCGGTTGATTTGATTCCGGTACCTGAATATGTTGAACCGCCTTTCTCTTCAAGTAAGGCTCTAAAGAAGAAAAGCAAGAAAGTAGAGGAGAAGATGGTTAACGGGAAGGCGGACGAGAAGAAATTCGACAACGGAATCAATTTAAAGCAAGATGATAACAGAAATGAGGAAAAGAATGCTGAGGAACGGAAAGCTGAGGAGATGAAAGTTGAGATTAGGATTGATGAAAATAAGGATAAAGACCAGACTCCGGAAGAAAAGGTTGATGACAAGATGAAGAGAAAGAAGGGTAAGGACAAGAGTAAGGAAAAGAAGAGTAAGGACAAGATCGAGGTAAATAAGGCTAAGGATCGGAATGAAGAGAGCAAAGATGAGGACAATGAGGACAGGAAAACTGAAGATAAATTGGTGGTGGAGGAAATTATCAGTCATACCCCAGAAGAAGAGCCAAAAAGGACGGTGAAACTAGTGTTCGGGGAAGACATAAGATGGGCCCAAGTTCCTCTAAACTGCAGCATCTTGACACTAAGGGAGATTATAGGTGATCGTTTCCCGAGCTTAAAAGCAGTCCTAATCAAGTATCGGGACCAAGAAGGTGACCTAGTTACAGTGACGACAAACGAGGAGTTAAGGTGGGCTGAATCTTCTGTTGAACATGGTTCTATAAGATTCTATATCGTGGAAGTTAATCCGGAGCAGGATCCTTTCTATAAGAAGATCAAAAGGGTGGAAGACGATCATAATAAAATTTTTGAGAATGGAAATGGTGAAAGAAGCAAGGAACTGCATGATGGACCGGTTTGCATTAATGATTGGATCTTTCAGTTTTCTAATTTGTTTAAGAACTATGTTGGATTTGAGCCTGATGCTTATCTGGATCTCCATGAAGTCGGAATGAAGCTATACTCCGAGGCCATGGAAGAAGCAATCACAAGTGAAGAAGCTCAATGTCTTTTCAGCACAGCTGGAGAAACATTTCAGGAGATGGCTGCTTTGGCATTGTTCAACTGGGGTAACGTTCATATGTCCCGAGCACGGAAAAGGGTCTACTTGAAAGAAGATAGTTCCGGAGAATCTTTGCTTGCACAGATAAAAATTGCTTATGATTGGGCTTTAAAAGAATATTCAAAAGCAGGAGAGAGATATGAAGAAGCGTTAAATATCAAACCAAATTTCTATGAAGGTATCCTTGCTCTGGGCCAGCAACAGTTTGATCAGGCAAAACTTTCTTGGTATTATGCGATTAGCGCTGGTGTCGATTTGGATTCTTGGCTTTCTACTGAAGTTATTCAGCTTTACAACAGTGCTGAGGAAAATATGGAAAAAGGCATGCAGATGTGGGAGGAAGCTGAAGAGCAGCGTCTGAACGAACTATCAAAAACGCATTTGCAGAAAATGAAGTCGGAGAATTTGTTCAAAGGAATATCTGCAGATGAAGCTACTGAGCAAGCTGCAAACATGAGGTCTCAGATAAACTTACTATGGGGTACCATGCTATACGAACGATCACTTATGGAATTCAAACTTGGGCTTCCACTCTGGCAAGAATCTTTGGAGGTTGCTGTTGAAAAGTTTGAATTAGCCGGAGCTTCTCCGACAGATATTGCCGTTATGATAAAGAATCACTGCTCCAACAGTACTGCAACCGAAG GGCTGGGATTCAATATTGATGAGATCGTACAGGCGTGGAACGAGATGTATGAAGCAAAAAGATGGGAAAGAGGGGTACCTTCTTTCAGGTTGGAACCATTGCTTCGGCGACGAGTTTCCAAGCTGTATCATGCCCTTGAATTAGCATGA
- the LOC132603093 gene encoding protein OS-9 homolog isoform X2, with product MCYTMSFPLPRYYLLIQDDDQETILMPNKNGEKFLCYLPKVDKPKIGKPVTTNISSLVVDTEKRIKWKTPDELLEVLKDRCLVRQEGWWSYEFCYKNKLRQVHLEDEKLVQEFILGYYDAEATAAYHQNHSDNSVLKDPRSKDASQRYHAHIYTNGTICDLTNEPRQTEVRFVCSEPRAMISSITELSTCKYALTVHCPTLCKHPLFHEERPVWHTINCNKLPKDYTETKVVEDNFENETIDMVTDSEYQPSSDSDEHVKVEEDDSDEHANVEGDNLEDENITILP from the exons ATGTGCTATACGATGTCGTTTCCTCTTCCCAGATATTATCTGCTCATACAG GATGATGACCAGGAAACTATTCTTATGCCCAACAAAAATGGGGAGAAATTTCTCTGTTATTTGCCAAAAGTCGATAAACCGAAGATTGGTAAACCAGTGACAACCAATATAAGCAGTTTGGTTGTGGACACTGAGAAACGCATCAAGTGGAAGACACCAGATGAACTACTTGAAGTACTGAAGGATCGATGTCTTGTTAGG CAAGAAGGGTGGTGGTCATATGAATTCTGCTACAAGAACAAGTTGAGGCAAGTTCATTTGGAGGATGAGAAG TTGGTTCAAGAATTTATCTTGGGTTATTATGATGCCGAGGCTACCGCAGCTTATCATCAGAATCACTCAGATAATTCAGTACTAAAGGATCCCCGTTCGAAAGATGCATCACAAAG ATATCATGCTCATATCTATACAAATGGAACCATATGTGATTTAACAAATGAGCCACGACAAACAGAG GTGAGATTTGTTTGCTCAGAACCTAGAGCTATGATAAGCTCTATAACTGAATTATCCACCTGCAAGTACGCGCTCACTGTACACTGCCCAACCCTCTGTAAACACCC GCTCTTTCATGAAGAAAGGCCAGTGTGGCATACCATTAACTGTAATAAACTTCCAAAAGATTACACAGAAACGAAAGTTGTTGAAGACAATTTTGAAAATGAAACGATCGACATGGTGACAGACTCAGAGTATCAGCCTTCGAGTGATTCAGACGAACACGTGAAAGTGGAGGAAGACGATTCAGATGAACATGCCAATGTTGAGGGAGACAATTTAGAAGATGAAAATATCACCATACTACCATAG
- the LOC132603095 gene encoding uncharacterized protein LOC132603095 isoform X1: MIVSESYQGNSLMGGICSCKRDHYADENVTRRGLATRYFKFGSSKWLESSLFLPGPCCQLQRRSCPSLMELCSRKICEDINKYRSFSILPRDISQLIFNYLVDSCSLSDNCIEAFRDCALHDMCMGECTRVNDKWLDVISSQGSSLLSAYISSTEVTDFGLSLLRNCSNLQALGLDCCDKISAHGIKHITGFTNLTYLGFRKCCGLSAEAMKSLSSLMKLVKLDFERCPGIHGGFIHLEGLTNLESLTIRSCKSIMDSDLKPFAGLVNLKELQISCNDITNVGVSYLRDLDKLIVLNLEGSDVTASCLDYLTAFTSLKSLNLNRCHLTDDGCEKFLALSNLKELNLGFNNITDTCLGHLKGLTKLEGLYLDSCRISNDGLAHLAGLSNLKALELSDTEVGSNGILQFSGLTKLEDLNLSFTSVTDSGLTKLSGLTSLRSLNLDTRQITDSGLAILTTGLTGLTHLDLFGAQITDSGTKYLTYFRSLQSLDLCGGRLTDAGVKNIKDLSSLMLLNLSQNLKLTDTALEFLSGLTSLVSLNVSNSSITNEGLQHLKPLKNLRSLYLEFCGVTACEIKKLQATALPNLARYRPDQ, from the exons ATGATAGTGAGTGAGTCTTATCAAGGGAATTCCTTGATGGGGGGTATTTGTTCATGTAAAAGAGACCACTATGCTGATGAGAACGTAACTAGAAGAGGCTTAGCTACTAGATATTTCAAATTTGGGAGCTCAAAATGGCTAGAGTCCTCCCTTTTTCTGCCCGGCCCGTGTTGTCAACTTCAACGAAGGAGTTGTCCGTCCCTCATGGAATTATGCAGTCGTAAAATATGTGAG GACATCAACAAATATCGTTCATTTTCGATCCTCCCGAGGGACATAAGCCAGTTGATATTCAACTATCTGGTCGACTCATGCAGCCTCTCTGATAACTGTATTGAGGCTTTCAGAGACTGCGCCCTGCAT GATATGTGCATGGGAGAATGTACGAGAGTTAACGATAAATGGTTGGACGTCATATCTTCACAAGGATCGTCATTATTATCTGCATATATCTCTAGCACTGAGGTTACAGATTTTGGTTTAAGCCTCCTAAGGAATTGCTCAAACCTCCAAGCTTTAGGTTTGGATTGCTGCGACAAAATTTCTGCCCATGGCATAAAGCACATCACCG GTTTTACAAACTTGACATACTTGGGTTTTAGAAAATGCTGTGGGCTTAGTGCTGAAGCAATGAAAAGTTTATCCAGCTTAATGAAACTAGTCAAGTTGGATTTTGAGCGATGTCCTGGAATTCATGGAGGCTTTATCCATCTTGAAG GTTTGACGAATCTTGAGTCTCTCACTATAAGAAGCTGCAAGTCTATTATGGATTCAGACTTGAAGCCTTTTGCAG GGCTCGTGAATTTGAAGGAACTTCAGATTTCATGTAACGACATAACAAATGTTGGAGTGTCTTATTTGAGAG ATTTGGACAAACTCATTGTGCTAAACTTGGAAGGGTCGGATGTTACTGCTTCATGTTTGGATTACCTCACCG CTTTCACTTCACTGAAATCTCTAAATCTCAATAGATGTCACCTAACAGATGATGGATGTGAGAAGTTTTTGG CACTCAGCAAtttgaaagagttgaatctgGGATTTAACAATATCACTGATACATGTTTGGGACATTTAAAAG GGCTGACAAAATTGGAAGGCCTCTACTTGGATTCTTGTAGGATTAGCAATGACGGTCTTGCTCATTTAGCTG GCCTTTCAAACTTGAAAGCTTTGGAGCTGTCTGATACTGAAGTTGGAAGCAATGGAATTCTTCAATTCTCTG GGTTGACAAAGTTGGAGGATCTCAATCTCTCGTTCACCTCAGTAACTGACAGTGGTTTGACAAAGTTATCTGGATTGACTTCTCTTAGGTCACTTAACCTTGATACTCGTCAAATCACAGACTCGGGGCTCGCAATTCTCACCA CAGGTTTAACTGGATTGACTCACCTGGATCTCTTTGGTGCTCAGATCACGGATTCCGGGACAAAGTATCTGACAT ATTTCAGAAGTCTCCAATCGCTTGATCTCTGTGGTGGTCGGTTGACGGATGCTGGTGTCAAGAACATAAAGGATCTTTCTTCTCTGATGTTGCTGAACCTGTCACAAAACTTGAAGCTAACAGATACAGCCTTAGAGTTTCTATCAG GATTGACATCACTGGTTTCTTTAAATGTTTCAAACTCTAGTATCACCAATGAAGGCTTGCAGCACCTGAAGCCTCTCAAGAATTTACGCTCGCTGTACCTGGAATTTTGTGGGGTGACAGCATGTgaaatcaagaaacttcaagcTACAGCGCTTCCAAATCTTGCGCGATACCGCCCTGATCAATGA
- the LOC132603093 gene encoding protein OS-9 homolog isoform X1, translated as MRSVCCWIVVFLSINVLYDVVSSSQILSAHTGASFSRSSKEPKYKVEFYSEDAPFHPDDDQETILMPNKNGEKFLCYLPKVDKPKIGKPVTTNISSLVVDTEKRIKWKTPDELLEVLKDRCLVRQEGWWSYEFCYKNKLRQVHLEDEKLVQEFILGYYDAEATAAYHQNHSDNSVLKDPRSKDASQRYHAHIYTNGTICDLTNEPRQTEVRFVCSEPRAMISSITELSTCKYALTVHCPTLCKHPLFHEERPVWHTINCNKLPKDYTETKVVEDNFENETIDMVTDSEYQPSSDSDEHVKVEEDDSDEHANVEGDNLEDENITILP; from the exons ATGAGATCCgtatgttgttggattgttgtattTTTGTCAATTAATGTGCTATACGATGTCGTTTCCTCTTCCCAGATATTATCTGCTCATACAG GTGCATCATTCAGTCGAAGTTCTAAAGAGCCAAAATATAAGGTAGAGTTTTATTCAGAAGACGCACCTTTCCACCCG GATGATGACCAGGAAACTATTCTTATGCCCAACAAAAATGGGGAGAAATTTCTCTGTTATTTGCCAAAAGTCGATAAACCGAAGATTGGTAAACCAGTGACAACCAATATAAGCAGTTTGGTTGTGGACACTGAGAAACGCATCAAGTGGAAGACACCAGATGAACTACTTGAAGTACTGAAGGATCGATGTCTTGTTAGG CAAGAAGGGTGGTGGTCATATGAATTCTGCTACAAGAACAAGTTGAGGCAAGTTCATTTGGAGGATGAGAAG TTGGTTCAAGAATTTATCTTGGGTTATTATGATGCCGAGGCTACCGCAGCTTATCATCAGAATCACTCAGATAATTCAGTACTAAAGGATCCCCGTTCGAAAGATGCATCACAAAG ATATCATGCTCATATCTATACAAATGGAACCATATGTGATTTAACAAATGAGCCACGACAAACAGAG GTGAGATTTGTTTGCTCAGAACCTAGAGCTATGATAAGCTCTATAACTGAATTATCCACCTGCAAGTACGCGCTCACTGTACACTGCCCAACCCTCTGTAAACACCC GCTCTTTCATGAAGAAAGGCCAGTGTGGCATACCATTAACTGTAATAAACTTCCAAAAGATTACACAGAAACGAAAGTTGTTGAAGACAATTTTGAAAATGAAACGATCGACATGGTGACAGACTCAGAGTATCAGCCTTCGAGTGATTCAGACGAACACGTGAAAGTGGAGGAAGACGATTCAGATGAACATGCCAATGTTGAGGGAGACAATTTAGAAGATGAAAATATCACCATACTACCATAG